A single Ignavibacteriales bacterium DNA region contains:
- the rocF gene encoding arginase yields the protein MKRPQSKIIDLIGFPMDLGAGRRGVDMGPSALRYALLDEKLENLGYTVNDLGDIDILNIEEQALENPKLKYLAEILKTCEILAREVESILDKDHFPLIIGGDHSMGLGTVAGISAHCRKKNKKLGVIWIDAHTDMNTDQTSPSGNIHGMPLAASLGIGHPSLTEFYGFSPKLKPEHCVVIGARSIDFEERENIRKAGIQVYTMTDVDKLGIHRVINRVLDLFDKNVDHIHVSFDCDSLDPSVAPGVGTPVPGGLSYREAHLLMESIADCGCMSSLEISEVNPILDTRNQSAEVMVELVASSMGMRIL from the coding sequence ATGAAAAGACCGCAAAGCAAGATTATTGACCTGATCGGGTTCCCGATGGATCTGGGTGCCGGAAGACGGGGAGTGGATATGGGCCCCTCAGCGCTCCGCTATGCCCTGCTTGATGAAAAACTGGAGAACCTCGGCTATACGGTAAATGACCTGGGCGATATAGATATTTTGAATATCGAAGAACAGGCGCTGGAAAATCCGAAACTGAAATATCTGGCTGAAATCCTTAAAACCTGCGAAATCCTCGCCCGTGAGGTTGAGTCTATTCTGGATAAAGACCATTTTCCTCTGATCATCGGAGGGGACCACTCCATGGGTCTCGGCACTGTGGCGGGAATCTCAGCCCACTGCCGCAAGAAAAATAAAAAACTCGGTGTTATCTGGATTGATGCCCATACCGATATGAATACCGACCAGACCTCCCCTTCAGGAAATATCCATGGCATGCCGCTGGCAGCATCACTGGGAATCGGGCACCCCTCTCTCACGGAGTTCTACGGCTTTTCACCCAAACTGAAACCGGAACACTGTGTGGTCATCGGGGCCAGAAGCATTGATTTTGAAGAGCGTGAAAACATCAGGAAAGCAGGCATTCAGGTATATACCATGACTGATGTGGATAAACTGGGCATTCACCGGGTTATTAACCGCGTGCTTGACCTTTTTGATAAAAATGTTGATCATATACACGTATCATTCGACTGCGATTCCCTTGACCCAAGCGTGGCTCCCGGCGTGGGTACTCCGGTGCCCGGCGGTTTAAGCTACCGTGAAGCGCATCTGCTTATGGAAAGCATTGCCGACTGCGGATGTATGTCATCGCTTGAGATTTCTGAAGTTAATCCTATCCTTGATACCCGGAACCAGAGCGCGGAAGTGATGGTTGAGCTGGTTGCCTCAAGCATGGGGATGAGAATACTCTGA
- a CDS encoding ABC transporter ATP-binding protein translates to MSTDPRQDDEILGKAYDARLMRRLLGYIKPYKKYVFAAILLNLVVAALGPLRPYLTKLAVDDYIASANYQGLMWVTLALVASLVMQAFIQYFLTYYTQLLGQKTILDLRKSLFRHTQRLAAKYFDKTPIGRIVTRVTNDVESLNEMFSSGIVMVFSDLFIIAWILGFMFFLDWQLSFVTLSVLPFLIYGTFLFRRKVRENYRDVRLHLARLNSYMQEHITGISIVQLFNRQEKEFNNFSKINADHRKANIESIFYYAIFFPAVELLSSIAIGLIIWYGGGQVVQNTITLGVLFAFIQYTEMFFRPIRDLSEKYNILQTAMASSERIFKLLDDDTIIKEQPNPVHFPETKGKIEFKNVWFAYNGDEHVLKDISFTIEPGQTVAIVGATGAGKTSIINILTRFYDINKGEIRVDGIDIRTVSKRELRRNISTVLQDVYLFSGTVASNISMNNPDINEEQVKRAAELVGAHQFISELPLQYQEPVKERGATLSVGQKQLISFARALAFDPRILILDEATSSVDTETELIIRHAIEKLLEGRTAIVIAHRLSTIQNADKIIVMHKGEIREMGTHQELLAKRGIYYKLYQLQYKEQEITA, encoded by the coding sequence ATGAGCACAGATCCCAGACAGGATGATGAAATATTAGGAAAAGCATACGACGCACGGCTGATGCGGCGGCTTCTGGGATATATAAAGCCCTATAAGAAATATGTGTTCGCGGCAATTCTGCTGAACTTAGTGGTTGCGGCTCTTGGACCCCTGCGCCCCTATCTGACTAAACTCGCGGTGGATGATTATATAGCGTCCGCGAATTATCAGGGGCTGATGTGGGTTACTCTCGCGCTGGTTGCATCACTGGTCATGCAGGCGTTTATCCAGTATTTTCTTACGTACTATACGCAGCTGCTCGGGCAGAAGACGATTCTGGATCTGCGAAAAAGTCTTTTCAGGCACACACAGCGGCTTGCGGCAAAGTATTTCGATAAAACCCCCATCGGCAGAATAGTAACCCGTGTCACGAATGATGTTGAATCCCTGAATGAAATGTTTTCATCGGGTATTGTTATGGTGTTCAGCGACCTTTTCATTATCGCCTGGATACTTGGGTTCATGTTCTTTCTTGACTGGCAGTTGTCTTTTGTTACGCTTTCTGTGCTGCCGTTTCTTATATATGGTACTTTCCTGTTCAGAAGAAAAGTAAGGGAAAATTACCGCGATGTGCGCCTGCATCTTGCGCGGCTGAACTCCTATATGCAGGAGCATATAACCGGGATTTCAATTGTTCAGTTATTTAACCGTCAGGAAAAGGAGTTTAATAATTTTTCCAAAATCAATGCTGATCACAGGAAAGCAAATATCGAATCCATATTCTATTATGCTATCTTCTTTCCGGCGGTGGAATTGCTCAGCTCTATAGCCATCGGTCTGATAATCTGGTATGGCGGCGGTCAGGTGGTTCAGAATACCATTACGCTTGGCGTTCTTTTTGCGTTTATTCAATATACTGAAATGTTCTTCCGGCCGATCAGAGACTTATCTGAAAAATACAATATTCTTCAGACGGCAATGGCATCCTCTGAGAGGATTTTCAAACTGCTGGATGATGATACCATTATTAAGGAGCAGCCCAATCCGGTTCACTTTCCTGAGACAAAAGGGAAGATTGAGTTTAAGAATGTCTGGTTCGCTTACAACGGAGATGAACATGTCCTTAAGGATATATCATTCACCATAGAACCCGGGCAGACTGTGGCGATTGTCGGCGCGACCGGAGCGGGGAAGACCAGTATCATTAATATCCTCACCCGGTTTTATGATATTAATAAGGGGGAAATAAGGGTTGACGGCATTGATATCAGGACGGTTTCAAAGCGTGAGCTGAGAAGAAACATTTCAACGGTGCTTCAGGATGTTTACCTGTTTTCAGGTACTGTTGCCTCAAATATCAGTATGAATAATCCGGATATTAATGAGGAGCAGGTGAAACGGGCGGCGGAGCTTGTGGGAGCGCATCAGTTTATTTCTGAACTGCCGCTGCAGTATCAGGAACCGGTTAAAGAGCGTGGTGCAACATTGAGCGTGGGGCAGAAGCAGCTAATATCCTTCGCCCGGGCTCTGGCATTTGATCCGCGTATTCTTATTCTGGATGAAGCTACCTCAAGTGTTGATACGGAAACGGAGCTGATTATCCGCCACGCGATTGAAAAACTGCTTGAGGGAAGGACGGCTATTGTAATTGCGCACCGGCTTTCAACCATTCAGAATGCTGATAAGATCATCGTGATGCACAAGGGGGAAATCCGCGAGATGGGCACGCATCAGGAACTTCTTGCAAAGCGTGGTATATATTATAAGCTGTATCAATTGCAGTATAAAGAGCAGGAAATTACAGCATAA
- a CDS encoding T9SS type A sorting domain-containing protein, which produces MVVRIVLLLVLSGAFLFAQNPVLLRDTYRIGSDQQDAPLVQSDPRLFHNDSDDFLVAWEDLRFGRQDYFFRRVSSDGTFLSDPKPINGNRDILFLPGNQFIAFSGRWSPYMFDDSYYSVAAQRYVNGEPVGSEVPVSGYPTSWCGTGWMGFSYSAAALSDGFVAHVANNGYILRSKFTLDAVPVYEHVETGIMDAIYVTSATGTGGAPAIFWVRQPFDMMGTDPEHRIYARFYDAQDSVLADSVLLFTFSGLLYNLYGAEISAPMYIKPVNNNAYRVMYYYHGKIYTTVVSHNGTIISGPDSLAVPDISADGDGFRGISISNTREGSFDVIVTTNQLQNGQYGYHVYKFFTDNSPVQTSSFYSTVRHDLTRYTAVYSSGEMFTPYTESHDVFVRELQGFIQTNSVKLCDDPPQSNESNKFLIPLGQSGSFIAGYLNEKGMYATRVNRTSSAADTISNPLTGPHLGVFKDGTLFSIRTAAQGENVATLVDIYNSDFVVTSTDSIRRQDGSVFLSAHPVTFRENNSGELVYAANDNGTLRAGKMSRGFVMQSSRTIADSVPQWNQISLNQEHDDSWLIRWGNTGVFTDSTMAVREGPFTNAQGVYMGRDVVVYIYQAWGSPVNMAKMKVSLLRTGAVTDVQVGYPGQNFQVEKGDGSYYLLYYRDTGNNVVCRAYKMDGTPLKNPVVLASNINELRNFLVTVSGTSLGLTWADHSGITYDIYGRIFQLSSITRTDETSGNIPAEYVLHQNYPNPFNPETKITYSLAHSGMVELKVYDALGRLAGVIESGEKPAGTYTVTFDGSKLASGIYFCEMKAGDYRSVVKMILLR; this is translated from the coding sequence ATGGTCGTTAGAATAGTTCTCCTTTTGGTTCTCTCGGGGGCATTCCTTTTTGCTCAGAACCCAGTACTCCTCAGAGATACCTACCGAATCGGCTCAGATCAGCAGGATGCCCCGCTGGTTCAGTCCGATCCGCGCCTTTTTCACAATGATTCCGATGATTTTTTAGTCGCCTGGGAAGACCTCCGATTTGGGAGGCAGGATTATTTCTTCCGCAGGGTTTCCTCCGATGGCACATTCTTAAGCGACCCCAAACCAATCAATGGCAACCGTGACATCCTCTTTTTACCGGGAAATCAGTTTATCGCGTTTTCCGGGCGATGGTCTCCCTATATGTTTGATGATAGTTATTATTCAGTGGCTGCCCAGCGCTATGTGAATGGCGAGCCGGTTGGCAGTGAAGTGCCGGTCAGCGGATACCCGACAAGCTGGTGCGGTACCGGCTGGATGGGGTTCAGTTATTCAGCGGCAGCTCTTTCAGACGGTTTTGTTGCGCACGTAGCAAACAATGGTTATATACTACGGAGTAAGTTTACTCTTGACGCGGTTCCGGTGTATGAACATGTTGAAACGGGAATAATGGATGCAATTTATGTAACCTCAGCAACCGGAACAGGCGGAGCTCCTGCTATTTTCTGGGTGCGTCAGCCATTTGATATGATGGGCACCGACCCGGAGCACCGCATCTATGCCCGCTTTTATGATGCGCAGGATAGTGTTTTGGCCGACTCGGTTCTGCTTTTCACTTTTAGCGGCTTATTGTATAATCTCTACGGTGCGGAAATTTCGGCCCCCATGTATATAAAACCCGTTAATAATAATGCTTACCGGGTGATGTATTATTACCACGGAAAAATATATACTACTGTAGTCAGCCATAATGGCACAATCATTTCCGGTCCCGACTCACTTGCGGTTCCGGATATTTCCGCCGATGGCGATGGCTTCAGAGGAATAAGCATTTCAAATACCCGCGAGGGTTCGTTTGATGTAATTGTGACTACAAATCAGCTTCAGAACGGACAGTACGGCTACCATGTATATAAATTTTTTACTGATAACAGCCCTGTTCAGACAAGTTCTTTTTATAGCACGGTGCGCCATGATCTTACCAGATATACCGCGGTTTACTCTTCCGGAGAAATGTTTACTCCTTACACTGAATCACATGATGTGTTTGTGCGTGAGCTTCAGGGTTTTATACAGACCAATAGCGTAAAGCTCTGTGATGACCCGCCTCAGAGCAATGAATCAAATAAATTTTTAATACCTCTCGGGCAAAGCGGAAGTTTTATTGCCGGATATCTTAATGAAAAGGGGATGTATGCAACAAGAGTGAACCGGACAAGTTCAGCAGCAGATACCATAAGTAACCCCCTGACCGGACCGCATCTGGGTGTGTTTAAGGATGGAACTCTGTTTAGCATCCGCACCGCAGCTCAGGGTGAAAATGTTGCGACTCTTGTGGATATATATAACTCTGATTTTGTGGTAACAAGTACTGACAGTATAAGGAGGCAGGATGGCTCGGTATTCCTTTCTGCCCATCCGGTCACCTTCAGAGAAAACAACAGCGGAGAGCTTGTTTATGCGGCAAATGATAACGGAACTCTGCGCGCGGGAAAAATGAGCCGCGGCTTTGTTATGCAAAGCAGCAGAACCATTGCAGATTCAGTGCCGCAGTGGAATCAGATTTCGCTGAACCAGGAACATGATGACTCATGGCTTATCCGTTGGGGTAATACGGGTGTGTTTACGGACAGCACTATGGCGGTTCGTGAAGGCCCGTTTACCAATGCCCAGGGTGTATACATGGGGCGCGATGTGGTTGTGTATATCTATCAGGCGTGGGGGTCTCCTGTGAATATGGCTAAAATGAAGGTTTCACTCCTCAGGACAGGTGCGGTCACTGATGTGCAGGTTGGCTATCCGGGACAAAACTTTCAGGTAGAAAAAGGAGACGGCTCATATTATCTGTTATACTATCGTGATACCGGCAATAATGTTGTTTGCCGTGCTTACAAAATGGACGGCACTCCGCTGAAAAATCCTGTGGTTTTAGCAAGTAATATAAATGAATTGCGGAACTTCCTTGTAACAGTCTCGGGAACATCACTCGGACTCACCTGGGCAGACCACTCAGGCATCACCTATGACATCTACGGCAGGATATTCCAGCTTTCAAGTATAACCAGAACTGATGAAACTTCAGGAAATATTCCGGCTGAATATGTATTACATCAGAACTATCCCAACCCCTTTAATCCGGAGACGAAGATTACTTATTCTCTGGCTCATTCAGGAATGGTTGAGTTAAAAGTTTATGATGCACTTGGCCGGCTGGCAGGAGTAATTGAGTCGGGTGAAAAGCCGGCGGGAACTTATACGGTTACGTTTGACGGCAGTAAACTTGCAAGCGGTATATACTTTTGTGAAATGAAAGCGGGGGATTACAGAAGTGTGGTTAAAATGATACTTTTACGGTAG
- a CDS encoding hydroxyacid dehydrogenase — translation MAKLKIGFFEITASEKKYIKKYFGKNEELFFYTEPLGSQNADLLKGLDVVSVFIYSKVTEDILKKANNLKLITTRSTGFNHINLKAAQKRKISVCNVPYYGENTVAEHTFALILALSRNLHKAYIRTTQGNFSLEGLRGFDLKDKVLGVVGAGNIGVHVMKIARGFGMKVIAHDMKKNHMIQEVLEVEYVSLETLLSTSDIISLHCPYNESTRYMINMSNIGQVKKGALFINTARSGLIEPSALYHAIDTGIFGGAGLDVFEGEELALEENQMLSKNVSVEHLEAAMRRNILLRRENVIITPHMAFDSVEAIERILDTTANNIRGFFGGTQYYKIV, via the coding sequence ATGGCAAAACTGAAAATCGGATTCTTTGAAATCACCGCTTCTGAAAAGAAGTACATAAAAAAATATTTCGGTAAAAATGAGGAGCTCTTCTTTTATACCGAACCGCTGGGCTCACAGAATGCAGACCTGCTCAAAGGGCTTGATGTGGTTTCAGTATTTATCTATTCAAAGGTAACCGAGGATATCCTCAAAAAAGCCAATAACCTCAAACTGATTACCACCCGGAGCACCGGATTTAACCATATCAATCTGAAAGCGGCACAGAAACGGAAAATCTCCGTCTGCAATGTTCCCTATTACGGAGAGAATACCGTAGCGGAGCATACCTTTGCTCTGATACTGGCTCTTTCACGCAATCTGCACAAGGCATATATACGCACAACCCAGGGGAATTTTTCGCTTGAGGGACTGCGCGGCTTTGACCTGAAAGACAAAGTGCTCGGCGTGGTTGGAGCAGGCAATATTGGCGTTCATGTAATGAAAATAGCGCGCGGTTTCGGGATGAAAGTAATCGCCCATGACATGAAGAAAAACCACATGATTCAGGAAGTGCTGGAAGTTGAATATGTATCGCTTGAAACACTTCTGTCAACATCGGATATTATATCGCTCCACTGTCCGTATAATGAATCAACCCGCTATATGATTAATATGAGCAATATCGGCCAGGTCAAAAAGGGAGCATTATTCATAAACACTGCCCGTTCCGGTCTGATTGAACCCAGTGCGTTGTATCATGCAATTGATACCGGTATCTTCGGCGGAGCAGGACTGGATGTGTTTGAAGGCGAAGAACTGGCGCTTGAGGAAAACCAAATGCTTTCAAAGAATGTATCAGTTGAACATCTTGAAGCGGCAATGAGGCGTAACATCCTGCTCAGAAGAGAGAATGTTATTATCACTCCACACATGGCATTTGATTCAGTTGAAGCGATAGAGAGAATTTTAGATACAACCGCCAATAATATCAGAGGATTTTTCGGCGGAACACAGTATTATAAAATTGTGTAG
- a CDS encoding SpoIID/LytB domain-containing protein, protein MQEPVISVGIISSQKIRFELHGGYIIQGRNEWLRGAYTAEIKGGKILIRGEKFSSQFDDEVLFEPDTYKDDSFKLKDVIIGVQFHWERKETEAFRGTLRIIKEGDKITAINLIRLEDYLVSVISSEMSAKSSLALLKAHAVISRSWLIAQIERSRAVKEGSESAVSTITSDNEFIRWYDREDHQHYDVCADDHCQRYQGITKIFTEAAQQAVAETRGLALMYGDTVCDARFSKSCGGISEAFENVWGNNPTPYLIPVIDYKFEPDNYDIRFTNERNAEKWIKGNPPAFCNTTDAKILAQVLLDYDQETRDFYRWKVVYKQKELSELIKAKTGHDFGDILDLIPVERGASARLIKMKITGSKKELIIGKELEIRRALSKSHLYSSAFIIEKGPEKDGVPSSFTLTGAGWGHGVGLCQIGAAVMAEKGFLFDEILLHYYRNARLKTVY, encoded by the coding sequence ATGCAGGAACCCGTTATAAGTGTAGGAATTATTTCATCACAAAAAATCCGTTTTGAACTCCATGGCGGCTATATCATCCAGGGAAGGAATGAATGGCTGAGGGGTGCATATACAGCAGAGATAAAAGGGGGCAAAATTCTCATCAGAGGGGAAAAATTCAGCTCACAGTTTGATGATGAGGTATTGTTTGAACCTGATACCTATAAAGATGATTCTTTTAAGCTGAAGGATGTTATCATCGGGGTTCAGTTTCACTGGGAAAGAAAAGAGACTGAGGCATTTCGCGGTACGCTGCGCATTATTAAGGAAGGAGATAAGATAACAGCCATTAATCTGATCCGTCTGGAAGATTATCTGGTAAGCGTTATTTCATCTGAGATGAGTGCCAAAAGCAGTCTGGCTCTGCTGAAAGCGCATGCAGTTATTTCGCGAAGCTGGCTGATTGCACAGATTGAAAGAAGCAGAGCGGTGAAGGAGGGGAGCGAGTCCGCGGTAAGTACCATTACTTCTGATAATGAGTTCATCCGGTGGTATGACAGGGAAGACCATCAGCATTATGATGTCTGCGCGGACGACCACTGCCAAAGATATCAGGGCATAACAAAAATTTTTACAGAAGCTGCTCAGCAGGCAGTGGCAGAAACCCGCGGTCTTGCGCTCATGTACGGCGATACGGTATGTGATGCCCGCTTTTCAAAATCATGCGGCGGTATATCCGAGGCTTTTGAAAATGTCTGGGGTAATAACCCGACCCCCTATCTGATACCTGTGATAGACTATAAGTTTGAACCCGACAATTATGATATACGCTTCACGAATGAGCGGAACGCTGAGAAGTGGATAAAGGGAAATCCCCCGGCGTTTTGCAACACAACCGACGCAAAGATTCTTGCCCAGGTTCTGCTTGACTATGACCAGGAAACGCGCGACTTCTACCGGTGGAAGGTTGTATATAAACAAAAAGAACTGAGCGAGCTGATTAAAGCCAAAACCGGACATGACTTCGGGGATATACTCGATCTTATTCCTGTTGAACGGGGTGCATCAGCACGATTGATAAAGATGAAAATAACCGGTTCGAAAAAAGAACTAATAATCGGGAAAGAACTTGAAATAAGGCGCGCGCTTTCAAAAAGCCATCTCTACAGTTCTGCGTTTATCATTGAGAAGGGACCGGAAAAAGATGGTGTGCCTTCTTCATTCACTCTTACCGGGGCCGGATGGGGACATGGCGTGGGGCTGTGCCAGATAGGTGCTGCGGTGATGGCTGAGAAAGGTTTCCTCTTTGATGAAATTCTGCTTCACTACTACCGCAACGCACGGCTTAAGACGGTTTACTAA
- a CDS encoding ABC transporter ATP-binding protein, whose product MQNLATLKKYFLRYRTKLALGLIFILISNMGTVYIPMMIKDAINELQNAPAYDNLSRYAWMIVLFSLGAGIFRFLIRQTIIVVSREIEYDLRGDFWAHIQKLPLRYFQNNSTGNLMAHATSDINAVRMFIGPAVMYSIDTFVRLVITVILMFKISAAITLYALIPLPLLSVVVYLVGKKIHRRFTLIQEKFSELTTRAQENFSGIRVIKSYVREENEIKEFDRLSQEYLEKNMSLVRVQALFQPVLFLITGVSIIIVIWAGGTMVIDKQLMLGDITALVIYLGILIWPMIAVGWVINIIQQAEASMKRLNKIFAEPYEIDDSDKTDSSITDIKGEIEFRNVSFRYAEYLPEVLSNINIKIKQGQTIAIMGGTGSGKTTMIHLISRMYDTTSGEVLIDGRPVTQIPLAVLRKNMGIVPQETFLFSDSIRNNLTYGRDEVSEEKMMAAAHISRFDKDAEDFPGRYNTMVGERGITLSGGQKQRAALTRALITDPSILVLDDSFSAVDTNTEEEILTRLKTFMKGRTSIIISHRVSTVKDADMIFVLAAGKIAEQGTHDELMTMNGIYADIYYKQLLEKEIEEYNEE is encoded by the coding sequence ATGCAAAATCTTGCAACTCTGAAAAAATACTTCCTCCGGTACCGGACCAAACTGGCTCTGGGGCTGATTTTCATCCTGATCTCAAATATGGGTACGGTTTACATCCCCATGATGATAAAGGATGCAATAAATGAGCTGCAAAATGCCCCCGCTTATGATAATCTCTCCCGCTATGCCTGGATGATTGTCCTGTTTTCCCTAGGGGCAGGAATTTTCCGGTTTCTGATCAGGCAGACTATTATAGTGGTTTCGCGTGAAATTGAATATGACCTGCGGGGGGATTTCTGGGCCCACATCCAGAAACTGCCTCTCCGCTACTTCCAGAATAACTCCACCGGTAATCTGATGGCGCATGCCACCAGCGATATTAATGCAGTGCGGATGTTCATCGGTCCCGCGGTGATGTATTCAATAGATACCTTTGTCCGGCTGGTGATTACCGTTATCCTCATGTTCAAGATAAGCGCCGCAATTACCCTTTACGCACTCATCCCCCTGCCGCTGCTTTCGGTGGTTGTGTATCTGGTGGGTAAGAAGATTCACCGCCGGTTCACCCTGATACAGGAAAAATTTTCTGAACTCACCACACGGGCACAGGAGAATTTCTCAGGGATTCGGGTGATTAAATCCTACGTCCGTGAAGAAAATGAAATCAAGGAATTTGACCGGCTCAGTCAGGAGTATCTCGAAAAGAATATGAGTCTGGTACGGGTTCAGGCGCTCTTTCAGCCGGTGCTTTTTTTGATAACAGGTGTATCTATTATAATAGTCATCTGGGCAGGCGGTACCATGGTGATTGATAAACAGCTCATGCTGGGGGATATTACCGCGCTGGTGATATATCTTGGTATTCTTATCTGGCCGATGATTGCTGTGGGATGGGTTATCAACATCATTCAGCAGGCCGAGGCAAGCATGAAACGCCTGAATAAAATATTCGCAGAGCCTTACGAAATTGATGACTCTGATAAAACAGACAGCAGCATTACTGATATTAAGGGAGAGATTGAATTCCGCAATGTTTCATTCAGATATGCGGAATATCTGCCGGAGGTGCTGAGCAATATAAATATAAAAATTAAGCAGGGGCAGACTATTGCAATCATGGGGGGTACAGGATCAGGCAAGACGACCATGATTCACCTTATATCACGGATGTATGATACCACATCAGGAGAGGTACTGATTGACGGCAGACCGGTGACTCAGATTCCGCTGGCGGTGCTGAGAAAGAATATGGGCATTGTTCCTCAGGAGACGTTCTTGTTTTCTGATTCAATCAGGAATAATCTGACTTACGGCCGTGATGAAGTGAGCGAAGAGAAAATGATGGCGGCAGCGCATATATCACGGTTTGATAAAGACGCGGAAGACTTCCCCGGCAGATATAATACTATGGTGGGAGAACGGGGTATTACACTTTCCGGCGGGCAAAAGCAGCGGGCGGCATTAACACGTGCGCTGATTACCGACCCCTCAATACTTGTTCTGGATGATTCATTCTCAGCGGTTGACACAAACACCGAGGAAGAAATTTTAACCCGTCTGAAAACTTTTATGAAGGGAAGAACAAGTATTATCATCAGCCACCGCGTATCAACGGTAAAGGATGCAGATATGATATTTGTTCTTGCTGCCGGAAAAATAGCCGAACAGGGCACGCACGATGAACTTATGACTATGAATGGAATTTATGCAGATATCTATTACAAGCAATTGTTAGAAAAAGAAATAGAAGAATATAATGAGGAATAA